A stretch of the Theileria equi strain WA chromosome 1, complete sequence genome encodes the following:
- a CDS encoding signal peptide-containing protein (encoded by transcript BEWA_027540A), with translation MCNIYRLYVYGLLLYICFGFFGRVLAFLSGHLPRTAFPLRRPLDGCGKSASRRSRVASLSLKGDYGSNIIAKRVAHWENGAAKAWNPPGLRDSRLYSMLDEYKRDNVVEIDKRRAEMSIAGRVKKIFEELTEYVESLLRLETHAPPIVCLVASCAYLVPYFDVTQVSKWSEYRKESGATNGSWACHSLLSVLATFCR, from the coding sequence ATGTGTAATATATATCGTCTATACGTCTATGGACTATTATTATACATTTGTTTTGGTTTCTTTGGCCGAGTTTTGGCCTTTTTGAGCGGCCATTTGCCCAGGACTGCCTTTCCCCTCCGGAGGCCTCTGGACGGTTGCGGCAAAAGTGCCTCTAGACGCTCAAGGGTCGCTTCATTATCGCTAAAGGGGGACTATGGATCAAATATAATCGCAAAACGAGTTGCACACTGGGAGAATGGCGCCGCAAAGGCCTGGAATCCGCCGGGACTCCGAGATTCCAGGCTTTACTCGATGCTCGATGAGTACAAGAGGGACAATGTAGTTGAAATCGATAAAAGAAGGGCTGAAATGTCCATAGCCGGAAGGGTAAAGAAGATTTTTGAGGAATTGACGGAGTACGTCGAGAGCCTCCTTAGACTGGAAACTCATGCGCCGCCAATCGTCTGTCTTGTGGCATCATGCGCATACCTCGTGCCTTATTTTGATGTTACTCAGGTAAGTAAGTGGTCAGAGTACCGTAAGGAGTCTGGAGCGACAAATGGGAGCTGGGCATGTCATTCACTCTTGTCTGTACTGGCGACTTTCTGCAGATAG